The following proteins are co-located in the Granulicella pectinivorans genome:
- a CDS encoding CBS domain-containing protein, which yields MHAFFLILLGLSISYGASRANSGGRGLLLWISLCLAVFLREAARAIAAAYFGLELRGLLLLPTGGVPTYTVPEADQPAATRQIMALVGPVANIAFGLVVGALILTIAPELNLYARPWVVPEHLLKALVWINLLLGLVNLLPAAPLDGGRRLRNGLDQAARTATRSKQLASMGQIVAVGLILAGILTGSTVLMVFGFFCLIGAHMEDQGLILQTEVDTVTMRDVMLTDYTTLSASDTLEDALERAVHSLQDVFPVVRGGFIVGAVSRQSIAEALAAGGNSYVQGVMARTFEVARPEDSLVQTLRRISGAGSTQFIPILDGERVLGIITPHHLAQSIPLRGHLTRREK from the coding sequence ATGCACGCGTTCTTCCTCATCCTGCTCGGTCTCTCGATCAGCTACGGAGCCTCTCGCGCCAACAGCGGAGGACGCGGCCTCCTCCTCTGGATCAGCCTCTGCCTCGCCGTCTTCCTCCGCGAAGCCGCCCGCGCCATCGCCGCCGCCTACTTCGGCCTTGAACTCCGCGGACTTCTCCTCCTCCCCACCGGAGGCGTTCCCACCTACACCGTCCCCGAGGCCGACCAACCCGCCGCCACCCGCCAGATCATGGCCCTCGTTGGCCCCGTCGCCAACATCGCCTTCGGCCTCGTCGTCGGAGCCCTCATCCTCACCATCGCGCCTGAGCTCAACCTCTACGCCCGCCCCTGGGTCGTCCCCGAGCATCTCCTCAAGGCCCTCGTCTGGATCAACCTCCTCCTTGGCCTCGTCAACCTCCTGCCCGCCGCGCCCCTCGACGGTGGCCGCCGCCTCCGCAACGGTCTCGATCAGGCCGCCCGCACCGCCACACGCTCCAAACAGCTCGCCTCCATGGGACAGATCGTCGCCGTCGGCCTCATCCTCGCCGGCATCCTCACCGGCTCCACCGTCCTCATGGTCTTCGGCTTCTTCTGCCTCATCGGAGCCCACATGGAGGACCAGGGCCTCATCCTCCAGACCGAGGTCGACACCGTCACCATGCGTGACGTCATGCTCACCGACTACACCACCCTCTCCGCCTCCGACACCCTCGAAGACGCCCTCGAACGCGCCGTCCACTCCCTCCAGGACGTCTTCCCCGTCGTCCGCGGAGGCTTCATCGTCGGCGCCGTCTCCCGCCAGTCCATCGCCGAAGCCCTCGCCGCCGGCGGCAACAGCTACGTCCAGGGCGTCATGGCCCGCACCTTCGAGGTAGCCCGCCCCGAAGACTCCCTCGTCCAGACCCTCCGCCGCATCTCCGGCGCCGGCTCCACGCAGTTCATCCCCATCCTCGATGGAGAACGCGTCCTCGGCATCATCACCCCCCACCATCTGGCGCAGTCCATCCCCCTCCGCGGCCACCTCACCCGCCGCGAAAAATAA
- the rsmD gene encoding 16S rRNA (guanine(966)-N(2))-methyltransferase RsmD, giving the protein MRVIGGMYRSRLLGAPKGDSTRPTSDRLRETLFNILQPRLDGCRFLDLYAGTGAVGIEAISRGAAHVWFAENAAPAVASIRANLAALKINAGYAIEDRGVGALWPRLQKFTGQIDVVFLDPPYEAEAEYLGTLGYLGSLKGRAMLAPGAVVVAEHKSRAKMPEVFGGLELARVRKQGDVSLSFYELRAEE; this is encoded by the coding sequence ATGCGGGTTATTGGTGGAATGTACCGGTCACGGCTTCTGGGGGCTCCGAAGGGAGACTCGACGCGACCGACGTCGGATCGTTTGCGCGAGACGTTGTTCAATATTTTGCAGCCACGGCTGGATGGCTGCCGTTTTCTGGATCTGTATGCGGGGACGGGCGCTGTGGGGATCGAGGCGATCAGCCGGGGTGCGGCGCATGTCTGGTTTGCGGAGAATGCTGCGCCGGCGGTGGCCTCGATTCGGGCGAATCTGGCGGCGCTGAAGATCAATGCGGGGTATGCGATCGAGGATCGCGGGGTCGGGGCGCTCTGGCCGCGGCTGCAGAAGTTCACCGGGCAGATCGATGTGGTGTTTCTGGACCCGCCGTATGAGGCTGAGGCAGAGTACCTTGGGACGCTGGGGTATCTGGGGAGCCTGAAGGGACGGGCGATGCTGGCTCCGGGGGCGGTGGTGGTGGCGGAGCACAAGAGCCGGGCGAAGATGCCGGAGGTTTTTGGGGGGCTGGAGTTGGCGCGTGTGAGGAAACAGGGGGATGTTTCTTTGAGCTTTTATGAACTGAGGGCAGAGGAGTAG